From a region of the Sphaerodactylus townsendi isolate TG3544 linkage group LG09, MPM_Stown_v2.3, whole genome shotgun sequence genome:
- the CHRAC1 gene encoding chromatin accessibility complex protein 1 has product MMGRVVRYLIGALYWGSGGNYEASPRGRCFSGAPLSARKMASGPRGSGGGGGGESRLVSLPLSRIRVIMKSSPEVSSINPDAIFLTAKATELFVQYLATHSYKHGQGKENKALTYSDLSHTAEKSETFQFLADILPKKILASKYLKMLEREKEGELEEEEEDEEDEEESENEETS; this is encoded by the exons ATGATGGGACGGGTAGTCCGTTACCTCATTGGGGCGCTGTACTGGGGCAGCGGTGGGAACTACGAAGCGTCACCGAGGGGGCGGTGCTTCTCGGGGGCGCCCCTCTCGGCCCGCAAAATGGCGTCGGGACCGAggggaagcggcggcggcggcggcggcgaaagCCGGCTGGTGTCGCTGCCTCTCTCCCGGATCCGAGTGATCATGAAGAGCTCGCCTGAGGTCTCCAGCATCAACCCGGACGCCATTTTCCTCACCGCCAAAGCCACG GAGTTGTTTGTTCAGTACTTAGCAACACATTCCTACAAACACGGCCAAGGCAAGGAGAACAAAGCCTTAACCTACAGTGATCTCTCCCACACAGCGGAGAAGTCAGAGACGTTTCAGTTCCTGGCAG ATATCTTACCGAAGAAAATCTTAGCTAGCAAATATCTGAAAATgcttgagagagagaaggagggagagctggaggaggaggaggaagatgaagaggatgaggaagaaagtGAAAACGAAGAAACATCTTGA